From a single Paenibacillus sp. FSL R5-0345 genomic region:
- a CDS encoding AraC family transcriptional regulator translates to MNIYLEIPDVDKHFPFRSLLCGGDTLCYPHWHKEIEIIYVTKGSLNLGINDTPIHMEQGEVQFINGGDVHYFLASPESERVVIQFDLNLFQEVAALSGNDYSLREVFTLMEHSSSKWPEGTAEKIKELIESIYEEDVQRREGYAYLIKARLFELLTVILREVPKSTINKQPKFSEDTLNQSRETLERLERIFIYVEQHYQEAITLNEVANYMGFSSYYFTKLFKKNTGMTFIAFLNEYRLNKAKWILINDDLPMSAVAEAAGFGSVKTFHHFFKEATGISPLKYHKTIFGNKRARMQEESRSRALYDRDIKTGTSGG, encoded by the coding sequence ATGAATATTTATCTCGAAATTCCGGATGTGGATAAGCACTTTCCCTTTAGAAGTTTACTTTGTGGAGGGGATACACTGTGCTATCCGCATTGGCATAAAGAAATTGAAATTATCTATGTAACTAAAGGAAGTCTAAATCTGGGAATTAACGATACCCCTATTCACATGGAGCAGGGTGAGGTTCAGTTCATCAATGGTGGGGATGTGCATTATTTTCTTGCCTCACCTGAGAGCGAACGGGTTGTGATCCAATTTGATCTTAACTTGTTTCAGGAAGTCGCAGCTTTGAGCGGAAATGACTATTCGCTTCGTGAGGTTTTTACGCTTATGGAGCATTCTAGTTCAAAATGGCCTGAGGGAACCGCCGAGAAGATCAAAGAGCTCATTGAGAGTATATACGAGGAAGACGTACAGCGGAGAGAGGGGTACGCCTACTTAATCAAAGCTAGATTGTTTGAACTACTGACCGTTATTTTGCGGGAGGTTCCGAAGAGTACAATCAATAAACAGCCTAAGTTCTCGGAAGATACACTGAATCAGTCCAGAGAGACGCTGGAGCGATTAGAGCGGATTTTTATTTATGTGGAGCAGCACTATCAGGAGGCCATTACACTTAACGAGGTTGCTAATTATATGGGCTTTAGTTCTTATTATTTTACCAAGCTATTTAAGAAGAATACCGGCATGACCTTTATAGCCTTCTTAAATGAATATCGGCTTAACAAAGCCAAATGGATATTGATCAATGATGATTTACCGATGTCTGCAGTGGCGGAAGCCGCCGGGTTTGGAAGCGTAAAGACCTTCCATCATTTTTTTAAGGAAGCAACGGGGATATCCCCACTTAAATACCATAAGACAATATTCGGGAATAAAAGAGCAAGAATGCAGGAAGAAAGCAGGTCCCGGGCTTTGTATGATAGAGATATCAAAACAGGAACAAGTGGAGGTTAG
- a CDS encoding ABC transporter substrate-binding protein yields the protein MKKTIKPVVVSLVAMSVLSACGTNNSNNATGNNTNSGGNASSGEKVKIEFFQNKTEAKATFDKLVAKFNEANPNIVVTQVNPPDAETVLKTRAAKKDIPDVVGIGATDTYKTLSGSGLFEDFTGDPLAENIQPAYLQMLKDLTGSEELNGLPFSSNASGVIYNKAMFAEAGVTVPTTWDEFMAVAQKFKDNGQNAFYLTLKDSWTTLTPFNSLATIIKGNDFFKERTAGTVTFADSYTEVAEKLLKLTEFGQKDIFGKGYNDGNTAFAKGESAMYLQGVWAIPEIVKANPSIELGVFPFPATNDAAANKVISGVDTLLTISKNTKHKEEAKKFVDFLLQPENVSLYINEQKAFPAVQGVTQDDPTMDGFKEAFTAGNLADFADHYIPSAMKVDTINQSFLQKKDIKAYLDQLDKEWDKVANRK from the coding sequence ATGAAAAAAACAATCAAACCCGTAGTGGTTAGCTTAGTGGCCATGTCCGTGCTTAGTGCATGTGGTACGAATAATAGCAACAATGCGACTGGCAACAACACAAATAGTGGTGGAAATGCCTCCTCCGGTGAAAAGGTGAAAATCGAGTTTTTCCAAAATAAAACCGAAGCCAAAGCCACTTTCGACAAACTGGTTGCGAAATTCAATGAAGCCAATCCAAACATTGTCGTTACACAGGTTAACCCGCCAGATGCTGAAACGGTATTGAAAACTCGTGCAGCTAAGAAAGATATCCCTGACGTGGTAGGGATCGGAGCAACTGACACCTACAAGACGTTATCTGGCAGCGGTCTTTTTGAAGATTTCACAGGTGATCCACTCGCTGAGAATATCCAGCCAGCATATCTCCAAATGCTAAAAGACCTGACGGGTTCGGAGGAACTAAATGGTCTTCCATTCTCTTCAAACGCAAGTGGTGTCATTTACAATAAAGCGATGTTCGCTGAAGCCGGTGTGACTGTTCCAACTACTTGGGATGAGTTCATGGCTGTCGCTCAAAAATTCAAAGATAACGGTCAGAATGCTTTCTACCTGACACTGAAGGATTCATGGACAACACTTACACCGTTCAACTCCCTTGCGACGATCATTAAAGGAAATGATTTCTTCAAGGAGCGTACGGCTGGTACTGTAACCTTCGCAGACAGCTATACCGAGGTTGCTGAAAAGCTGCTGAAGCTGACCGAATTCGGACAAAAAGATATTTTTGGTAAAGGTTACAATGACGGAAACACAGCATTCGCTAAAGGTGAATCCGCAATGTACCTGCAAGGGGTATGGGCGATCCCGGAAATCGTGAAAGCCAATCCATCCATTGAACTTGGCGTATTCCCATTCCCAGCAACAAATGATGCTGCCGCTAACAAGGTCATTTCTGGCGTAGATACGTTGCTGACGATTTCCAAGAACACTAAACATAAAGAAGAAGCAAAGAAATTCGTAGACTTCCTGCTTCAACCTGAGAATGTTAGCCTATACATCAATGAGCAAAAAGCATTCCCAGCTGTACAAGGTGTAACACAAGATGATCCAACGATGGACGGCTTCAAAGAAGCGTTTACCGCAGGTAACTTGGCTGACTTTGCTGACCACTACATCCCAAGTGCAATGAAAGTGGATACCATCAACCAATCCTTCTTACAAAAGAAAGATATTAAAGCTTACCTAGATCAGCTTGATAAGGAATGGGATAAAGTAGCTAACCGGAAATAA
- a CDS encoding Gfo/Idh/MocA family protein — protein sequence MTLTVGIIGCGGIANGKHMPALKKVEGARMVAFCDIVPERAEKAKAEFGDENSAVYTDYKELLKDASIDVIHVCTPNISHAEISIAAMEAGKHVMCEKPMAKTTAEAQAMIDASERTGKKLTIGYQNRFRPDSAYLHTVCENNGLGEIYYAKAKAIRRRAVPTWGVFLDEEAQGGGPLIDIGTHALDLTLWMMDNYKPKYVVGNAYHKLSGRKNAANAWGPWDPEKFTVEDSAIGFITMENGASIVLEASWALNTLDVGEAKTVLCGTEGGADMENGLRINGEEYGKTFEKHISLEAGGVDFYDGAGDDPAVTEATQWIDSIVNDTEPVVKPEQALVVTRILEAIYKSSETGMPVFFD from the coding sequence ATGACATTAACAGTAGGAATTATCGGCTGCGGAGGCATTGCGAACGGCAAACATATGCCAGCGTTAAAAAAAGTAGAAGGTGCGCGAATGGTTGCTTTTTGCGATATCGTTCCTGAGCGTGCGGAGAAGGCAAAAGCGGAGTTTGGGGATGAGAATTCTGCGGTTTACACAGATTATAAAGAACTGCTTAAAGATGCAAGTATAGATGTGATTCATGTATGTACACCGAATATTTCTCATGCTGAGATTTCCATTGCGGCTATGGAGGCAGGTAAGCATGTAATGTGCGAGAAGCCGATGGCTAAGACTACAGCAGAAGCGCAAGCCATGATCGATGCCTCAGAGCGAACTGGGAAAAAGCTAACTATCGGTTATCAGAACCGGTTCAGACCAGATTCAGCTTATCTGCATACGGTATGCGAGAATAATGGTCTTGGAGAGATTTATTATGCTAAAGCTAAGGCGATCCGTCGTCGCGCTGTTCCAACATGGGGCGTGTTTTTAGATGAGGAAGCACAAGGCGGAGGTCCATTGATTGATATCGGTACGCATGCCCTCGATTTGACACTTTGGATGATGGATAACTACAAACCTAAATATGTTGTGGGTAACGCTTATCATAAGCTGTCCGGTCGTAAAAACGCTGCGAATGCTTGGGGTCCGTGGGATCCTGAGAAATTTACAGTTGAGGATTCCGCGATTGGATTCATTACGATGGAGAATGGCGCTAGCATTGTTCTCGAAGCCAGCTGGGCGCTGAATACCCTCGATGTTGGTGAAGCCAAGACGGTGCTTTGCGGTACTGAAGGTGGAGCGGATATGGAGAACGGTCTGCGTATTAACGGAGAAGAATACGGCAAGACATTCGAGAAGCATATTAGCCTAGAAGCTGGTGGCGTTGACTTTTATGATGGCGCAGGAGATGATCCTGCGGTGACGGAGGCTACTCAGTGGATCGACAGCATCGTCAATGACACCGAGCCTGTAGTGAAGCCAGAGCAGGCGCTCGTTGTTACCCGCATCTTAGAGGCTATTTATAAATCCTCTGAGACTGGCATGCCTGTATTTTTTGACTAA
- a CDS encoding ThuA domain-containing protein has protein sequence MTRVTVWNEFRHERQEERILKVYPQGIHGQLASFLQEAGLDAQTATLDEPEHGLTQEVLDNTDVLIWWGHVAHQEVSDEIVNRVHQRVLQGMGLVVLHSGHMSKIFMKLMGTSCDLKWREAGEKERLWVMDPSHPIAEGIGEYIDLEQEEMYGAHFDVPAPESLIFVGWFEGGNVFPSGSTYRRGNGKIFYFQPGHESYPTYYNKEIQRVIINGVNWCAPTKRDYPVYGHSEALEPIKEKVVL, from the coding sequence GTGACCAGAGTAACGGTATGGAATGAATTCCGCCATGAACGGCAGGAAGAGAGAATTCTCAAGGTCTATCCGCAAGGGATTCACGGACAATTGGCAAGCTTCCTTCAGGAAGCCGGATTGGACGCTCAGACAGCTACGCTGGATGAACCGGAGCACGGACTGACACAAGAAGTGCTGGATAACACGGATGTACTGATTTGGTGGGGGCATGTCGCCCATCAAGAAGTTAGTGATGAGATTGTAAACCGTGTTCACCAAAGAGTGCTGCAAGGTATGGGGCTAGTGGTGCTTCATTCGGGTCATATGTCCAAAATATTCATGAAGTTGATGGGCACCAGCTGCGATCTAAAGTGGCGTGAAGCAGGGGAGAAAGAGCGTCTTTGGGTCATGGACCCAAGTCACCCGATTGCTGAGGGTATTGGCGAATATATCGATTTGGAGCAAGAGGAAATGTACGGAGCACATTTTGATGTTCCAGCACCAGAGAGTCTTATTTTTGTCGGCTGGTTTGAAGGCGGCAATGTGTTCCCAAGCGGATCGACCTATCGCCGTGGGAACGGGAAGATCTTTTATTTCCAACCCGGTCATGAATCTTATCCAACCTATTACAACAAAGAAATCCAAAGAGTCATCATCAATGGCGTGAACTGGTGTGCACCAACGAAGCGTGATTATCCAGTTTACGGACATTCTGAAGCTTTGGAGCCAATCAAAGAAAAGGTGGTATTATAA
- a CDS encoding LacI family DNA-binding transcriptional regulator, producing the protein MNPTIKDVAQKANVSIATVSRVLNNLSGYSDKTKQKVNEAIKELGYQPNAIARGLINKRTQTIGVMFPSVSGAFSSDLLKGIEELANDRNYSVMVCNTDQDGKRTLKYLQLLREKQVDGIIYASEVLKKEYYDVLETMKIPVVLVSSQTEFASVPYVKVDDFQAAYDATLYLISKGHSKIAMISGNPSDAIAGAPRAEGYRKALEANGIPFDNRYLTFGDFLYESGSIAMETLLEQAPDVTAVFAASDEMAIGALSTVIKYGLSVPEDISIMGYDDLGMAKMIIPPLTTVRQPLYDIGKIAVEKLIHMIETGETVESKIVDHSIVERQTVRSLT; encoded by the coding sequence ATGAACCCAACAATTAAAGATGTTGCACAAAAAGCGAACGTTTCCATTGCGACAGTCTCTCGCGTGCTAAACAACTTAAGTGGGTACTCCGACAAGACGAAACAAAAGGTAAATGAGGCTATTAAAGAACTTGGCTATCAACCTAACGCAATTGCTCGTGGCCTTATCAATAAGCGTACGCAGACCATAGGTGTAATGTTTCCGAGTGTATCTGGAGCTTTCTCCTCCGATCTGCTTAAAGGCATTGAGGAATTGGCCAATGACCGCAATTACAGTGTAATGGTCTGTAATACCGACCAGGATGGTAAACGAACGTTAAAGTACTTACAACTCCTAAGGGAGAAGCAAGTCGATGGCATTATTTACGCTAGTGAGGTCTTGAAGAAAGAGTATTATGATGTGCTAGAAACGATGAAGATCCCAGTAGTGTTGGTTTCTTCCCAAACGGAGTTTGCCAGTGTGCCATACGTGAAAGTAGACGATTTTCAAGCTGCTTATGATGCTACTCTCTACTTAATATCCAAAGGTCATAGCAAAATCGCCATGATCAGCGGAAATCCAAGCGATGCTATCGCTGGTGCACCCAGAGCCGAGGGATATCGTAAAGCGCTTGAAGCGAATGGAATCCCTTTCGACAATCGGTATCTCACCTTTGGAGACTTTCTGTATGAAAGCGGGAGCATTGCAATGGAAACGCTCTTGGAGCAAGCCCCTGATGTCACCGCTGTCTTTGCCGCTAGTGATGAAATGGCGATAGGTGCCCTCTCCACTGTCATCAAATATGGTTTAAGTGTTCCCGAGGATATATCCATTATGGGTTATGACGATCTTGGAATGGCGAAAATGATCATTCCTCCGTTAACTACAGTTCGTCAACCGCTGTACGATATTGGTAAGATCGCCGTAGAGAAACTTATTCATATGATTGAAACAGGTGAGACTGTAGAAAGCAAAATTGTCGATCACTCCATCGTGGAAAGACAAACGGTAAGGTCACTTACCTGA
- a CDS encoding sugar phosphate isomerase/epimerase family protein: protein MKLGVFDPVFGSLTLDEMLDKIAAAGLNAVEIGSGGNPGNAHCPTDELLASESARKEYLEKFTKRGIMISAFSCHNNPISPDKEEAREGDEILRKSIKLASLMGVKVVNTFSGTAGDSDEAKAPNWPVTPWPTVYSDIKTWQWEHKLIPYWKEIGKLAEEHGVKIGIELHGGFLCHTPYTILKLREATCDAIGANLDPSHLWWQGIDPVGAIKILGKAGAIHHFHAKDTYLDQDNINMYGLTDMQPYGDVQTRAWTFRSVGCGHSISEWSDIMSALRTYGYDYVVSIEHEDPLMTVDEGFHRAVTNLQSILIRDQPQGMWWA from the coding sequence ATGAAATTAGGCGTATTTGATCCTGTATTTGGAAGTTTAACTCTCGATGAGATGCTTGATAAAATCGCTGCTGCTGGTTTGAATGCGGTAGAGATCGGTTCAGGAGGCAATCCCGGAAATGCTCACTGTCCAACAGATGAGCTGCTTGCCAGCGAATCAGCACGTAAGGAATATCTGGAGAAGTTCACGAAACGTGGCATTATGATCAGTGCTTTCAGTTGCCATAATAACCCGATTTCGCCGGATAAAGAAGAGGCTCGTGAAGGCGACGAAATTTTGCGTAAGTCGATCAAGCTAGCTTCACTAATGGGCGTTAAGGTAGTGAACACTTTCTCGGGAACCGCCGGAGACAGCGACGAGGCAAAAGCGCCGAACTGGCCAGTTACCCCTTGGCCTACCGTGTACAGCGACATCAAAACCTGGCAGTGGGAGCATAAACTGATCCCTTACTGGAAGGAAATCGGTAAGCTGGCAGAGGAGCATGGTGTTAAGATCGGTATTGAGCTTCATGGTGGATTCCTCTGCCATACTCCTTACACGATTCTGAAGCTTAGAGAAGCAACCTGTGATGCGATCGGCGCGAATCTAGACCCGAGCCATCTGTGGTGGCAAGGCATCGATCCTGTAGGCGCGATCAAGATTCTTGGTAAAGCTGGCGCGATCCATCATTTCCATGCCAAGGATACGTACCTGGATCAGGACAATATTAATATGTATGGTCTGACGGATATGCAGCCTTACGGCGATGTACAGACCCGCGCATGGACCTTCCGTTCCGTTGGCTGTGGACACAGTATATCTGAATGGTCAGATATCATGAGTGCGCTGCGTACTTATGGCTATGATTATGTGGTCAGCATCGAGCATGAAGACCCACTGATGACAGTAGACGAAGGCTTCCATCGTGCAGTAACCAATTTGCAATCCATTCTTATTCGCGATCAACCACAAGGTATGTGGTGGGCGTAA
- a CDS encoding carbohydrate ABC transporter permease: protein MAKRRVAFYLMTIPALLLFFAFHTFPAIQGIYYSFTNWDGFSDSFDYVGFKNFINIFQDENVLNSYVFTFKYAILTTILINIISLLIALGLNAKIKAKNFFRGVYFLPNILSVLIVGFIFNYLFANVFPIWGAKLGSEFLSQNILGNSDWAWIGIVIVAVWQGIAYNTILYLAGLQTIPHDLYEASNLDGASRWREFWSITFPMLASFFTINMVLAMKGGLMVFDQIVALTGGGPGRSTQSIAHLIYTGGFQGGEFAYQSANAVIYFIVIVVISALQLKFLQKREMDL from the coding sequence ATGGCCAAACGCCGAGTCGCCTTTTATCTGATGACTATACCGGCATTACTTCTTTTCTTTGCCTTCCATACCTTTCCTGCAATTCAGGGTATATATTATTCGTTCACAAACTGGGACGGCTTTAGTGACAGCTTTGATTACGTAGGATTTAAGAACTTCATTAACATTTTTCAAGACGAAAATGTGTTGAATTCATATGTGTTCACTTTTAAATATGCCATTCTAACCACAATTCTTATCAACATCATCAGCTTGTTGATTGCGCTTGGACTTAACGCCAAAATTAAAGCCAAAAACTTTTTCCGTGGCGTATATTTCTTGCCGAATATCCTCAGCGTATTGATTGTCGGCTTTATTTTTAACTACTTATTCGCTAATGTTTTCCCTATTTGGGGTGCGAAACTCGGCAGCGAATTCTTATCACAGAACATTCTCGGTAACTCGGATTGGGCTTGGATCGGTATCGTCATTGTAGCCGTTTGGCAAGGGATTGCTTATAACACAATTCTCTATTTGGCGGGTCTTCAAACCATTCCTCACGATCTTTACGAAGCTTCCAATCTGGATGGTGCTAGCCGCTGGAGAGAATTCTGGAGCATTACGTTCCCAATGCTTGCTTCCTTCTTCACCATCAATATGGTGCTCGCGATGAAGGGCGGTCTGATGGTATTTGACCAAATCGTCGCTTTGACAGGCGGGGGTCCAGGTCGTTCAACACAATCTATTGCCCACTTAATCTACACAGGCGGCTTCCAAGGCGGAGAATTTGCCTATCAATCGGCGAACGCCGTAATTTATTTTATCGTGATTGTCGTTATCTCCGCCCTTCAGCTTAAATTTCTGCAGAAACGGGAGATGGACTTATGA
- a CDS encoding carbohydrate ABC transporter permease — translation MIKKSTNWPVTILIALGSLLILFPLYMTIAIALKNPEEMAQSIFSLPTGLHFENFSNAIKATNFFNALGNSTVITITTVVFILLTNSMVAYAIARNMKRRFFKVLYFYFISAMFIPFQIIMLPVVKVTTDLHMNNIVGIIILYVVYGLAFNVFVYTGYIRSIPYELEEAATVDGASTFGTFWKIIFPLLAPVSATIGILSCLSTWNDFMLPLVLLGDQDSYTLPLVQYVFQGQFSTDFNLAFASYLLALTPMLIVYLFAQKWIISGLTSGSIK, via the coding sequence ATGATCAAAAAATCAACCAATTGGCCAGTAACGATTCTTATCGCCCTAGGCTCACTACTGATCCTGTTTCCGCTTTACATGACCATTGCCATCGCACTCAAGAATCCCGAGGAAATGGCTCAATCTATATTCTCGCTGCCAACCGGCCTGCATTTTGAGAACTTCTCCAATGCCATTAAGGCAACGAATTTCTTCAATGCATTAGGAAATAGTACCGTAATTACCATTACAACAGTTGTGTTCATATTGCTTACCAACTCCATGGTAGCCTATGCTATTGCACGTAATATGAAACGAAGATTTTTTAAAGTACTTTACTTCTATTTTATTAGCGCTATGTTTATCCCTTTCCAGATTATTATGCTGCCTGTGGTCAAAGTGACTACGGACCTGCACATGAACAACATTGTAGGGATTATTATTCTATACGTTGTTTATGGTCTGGCCTTTAACGTATTTGTATACACCGGTTATATCCGTTCCATTCCGTACGAACTGGAAGAAGCAGCAACAGTAGACGGTGCATCGACATTCGGAACATTCTGGAAGATTATTTTCCCACTCCTTGCTCCTGTCAGTGCAACGATCGGTATCCTATCTTGTCTGTCCACTTGGAATGACTTTATGTTACCGCTGGTTCTACTCGGCGATCAGGATTCCTACACACTTCCGCTTGTACAATATGTGTTCCAGGGGCAGTTCAGCACAGATTTCAACTTAGCGTTTGCTTCATATCTGCTCGCATTAACCCCGATGCTCATCGTCTACTTGTTCGCGCAAAAATGGATTATCAGCGGACTAACATCAGGGTCTATTAAATAA
- a CDS encoding glycoside hydrolase family 13 protein gives MEKKWWKESVVYQIYPRSFKDSNGDGIGDLQGIISKLDYLNHLGVDVVWLCPVYQSPNDDNGYDISNYQSIMDDFGTLSDWEELLAGLHSRGMKLIMDLVVNHSSDEHAWFVESRKSQDNPYRDYYIWRPGKDGQPPNDWGSFFSGSAWEYDEKSEEYYLHLFSRKQPDLNWENPKLRKEIYDMMTWWLDKGIDGFRMDVINLISKVPELPSVSGESNGEQPTYHFGGDYFVNGPRVHEYMQEMNREVLSKYDIMTVGEAVNVTPEEASLYVSEDRNELNMVFHFELMDVDSGPGGKWNVQPWKLADIKSIISKWQVALDGKGWNSLYMNNHDQPRMLSRFGDDKLFPKESGKMLATLLHTLQGTPYIYQGEEIGMTNVQFASIDDYKDIEIVNMYKEYLAAGHSEEKIMNSIYIKGRDNGRTPMQWNSEPQAGFTTGNPWLAVNPNYKDINVEKALADPDSIFHYYKKLIELRKQHEIIVYGNYTILAEENEQVYAYLRTLGEEQLLVVLNFFGEPTTFELPSTVKFQAKELLIANYEINPEEELNTIQLRPYEARVYKLK, from the coding sequence TTGGAAAAGAAATGGTGGAAAGAAAGCGTAGTGTATCAAATCTACCCCCGCAGCTTCAAAGACAGCAACGGGGATGGCATTGGTGATCTGCAAGGGATTATTTCGAAACTCGATTATTTAAATCATCTTGGCGTCGACGTGGTCTGGCTATGCCCAGTGTACCAGTCGCCAAATGATGATAACGGTTATGATATCAGTAATTATCAAAGTATTATGGATGATTTCGGAACACTCTCCGATTGGGAGGAACTGTTAGCTGGACTTCACAGCCGCGGTATGAAGCTGATTATGGATCTCGTAGTTAACCATTCCTCAGATGAGCACGCCTGGTTCGTGGAATCCCGCAAATCGCAGGATAACCCTTATCGCGATTATTATATCTGGCGTCCTGGAAAAGATGGACAACCGCCTAACGACTGGGGCTCCTTCTTCAGTGGGTCGGCTTGGGAATACGATGAGAAGTCAGAAGAATATTACCTCCATCTCTTCTCACGAAAACAACCGGACCTAAATTGGGAAAATCCAAAGCTGCGCAAGGAAATCTACGATATGATGACCTGGTGGCTGGATAAAGGAATTGACGGCTTCCGCATGGACGTAATCAACCTGATCTCCAAAGTACCGGAATTACCTAGCGTTTCTGGGGAAAGTAACGGAGAACAGCCTACGTACCACTTCGGTGGAGACTATTTCGTTAACGGTCCACGCGTACATGAGTATATGCAGGAAATGAACCGTGAGGTGCTATCCAAGTACGATATCATGACCGTGGGTGAAGCCGTTAATGTCACTCCAGAAGAAGCTTCACTGTATGTTTCCGAGGATCGTAACGAGCTGAACATGGTATTCCATTTCGAGCTCATGGACGTCGATTCCGGTCCTGGAGGTAAATGGAATGTACAGCCTTGGAAGCTGGCGGACATTAAGTCCATTATTTCCAAGTGGCAAGTCGCACTCGACGGTAAGGGTTGGAACAGCTTGTATATGAACAACCATGATCAGCCACGTATGCTATCCCGCTTTGGTGATGATAAGCTGTTCCCGAAAGAGTCTGGCAAAATGCTAGCAACACTGCTTCACACGCTCCAAGGTACACCTTACATCTATCAAGGTGAAGAAATCGGCATGACAAATGTTCAATTTGCTTCCATCGATGACTACAAGGATATTGAAATTGTAAATATGTATAAGGAATACTTGGCTGCCGGACACTCGGAAGAAAAAATCATGAATTCCATTTACATCAAAGGTCGGGACAATGGCCGTACGCCGATGCAATGGAACTCGGAACCGCAGGCAGGCTTCACTACCGGCAATCCGTGGTTGGCTGTGAACCCTAACTACAAAGATATCAACGTAGAGAAGGCACTGGCTGATCCCGATTCTATTTTCCACTACTATAAGAAGCTAATTGAACTGCGTAAGCAGCATGAGATTATCGTATACGGAAACTATACAATCTTGGCCGAGGAGAATGAGCAGGTATACGCTTATCTACGTACTCTTGGAGAAGAACAGCTACTGGTTGTATTGAATTTCTTCGGAGAGCCTACGACTTTCGAACTTCCTTCTACTGTGAAATTCCAAGCGAAGGAATTGCTTATTGCCAACTACGAAATAAATCCAGAAGAAGAACTAAACACAATTCAGCTTCGTCCTTATGAAGCTCGTGTATATAAGCTTAAATAA